Proteins found in one Pseudochaenichthys georgianus chromosome 13, fPseGeo1.2, whole genome shotgun sequence genomic segment:
- the opa3 gene encoding optic atrophy 3 protein homolog yields MVVGAFPIAKLLYLGVRQLSKPIANRIKAGARRSEFFKNYICLPPAQIYHWIEMRTKMRIMGFRGATIKPLNEELAAELGAELLGEGIIFIIGTGCMVLEYSRQAANSRHKEEEQNETIISLQTQIAELAMTTETLDARLREMNRQLVSLPLPNNK; encoded by the exons ATGGTTGTCGGTGCCTTCCCTATCGCCAAGCTCCTCTACCTGGGAGTGAGGCAGTTGAGCAAGCCTATAGCGAACCGAATAAAGGCCGGAGCCCGGAGAAGCGAGTTCTTTAAGAATTACATCTGTCTGCCCCCGGCACAGA TTTACCACTGGATCGAGATGAGAACGAAGATGCGGATCATGGGTTTTCGGGGGGCCACCATTAAGCCTCTGAACGAGGAGCTGGCTGCAGAGCTGGGCGCGGAGCTGCTGGGTGAGGGGATCATCTTCATCATCGGGACTGGCTGCATGGTGCTGGAGTACAGCAGGCAGGCCGCCAACTCCCGCCACAAAGAAGAGGAGCAGAACGAGACCATCATCAGCCTACAGACTCAGATAGCAGAGCTCGCTATGACCACAGAGACTCTCGACGCTCGGCTCCGAGAGATGAATAGACAACTTGTGTCGTTACCTCTTCCCAACAACAAGTGA